A single window of Mugil cephalus isolate CIBA_MC_2020 chromosome 1, CIBA_Mcephalus_1.1, whole genome shotgun sequence DNA harbors:
- the LOC124996849 gene encoding ERBB receptor feedback inhibitor 1: MNGTQNNYWGQQDLNRMCFGLSADTEHNLRELQQQHMTKEFNSSFSQSPFYSDTYVPLPHEGDQVVPSSQRRAVFGGHQKEAKPLPPLPDPEELMSDEAADSEVEFFTSDRRRLLPKSCPKPMCRGSSSTSSSRDYGQVNHAYQESTLRAVSTGNDSIAFSWPSREDRAAGRGGRFEANNWSLFLRREDDQEVGDVFGSKHPDQHQSSRIQFPFSGPSDRPQIPPRIPIPPKPSNLSKTASTSEEDRPPKVPPRVPLVPPCPPRTPSPKSLPIYINGVMPVTQSFAANPKYVSKALQRQQSERAPPAAQCPPCIVPILKDGRQASATHYILLPPGRPAPAERRDRLMSEPARTGSTSSWQRR, translated from the exons TACTGGGGACAGCAAGACCTCAACAG GATGTGTTTTGGCCTGAGTGCTGACACGGAACACAACCTGAgggagctccagcagcagcacatgaCCAAGGAGTTTAACT cctCTTTCTCCCAGTCTCCCTTCTACTCCGATACTTACGTACCGCTGCCCCACGAGGGAGACCAGGTGGTCCCTTCTTCCCAGAGACGGGCAGTTTTTGGGGGTCACCAAAAAGAAGCCAAACCCCTGCCGCCTCTGCCTGACCCCGAGGAGCTTATGTCAGATGAAGCAGCCGACAGCGAGGTTGAGTTCTTCACTAGCGACCGACGGCGCCTCTTGCCCAAAAGTTGCCCCAAACCCATGTGccgaggcagcagcagcaccagcagcagcagagactaCGGCCAAGTGAACCATGCGTACCAGGAGAGCACGTTGCGGGCCGTCAGCACTGGGAACGACTCCATCGCTTTCTCTTGGCCGAGCAGAGAGGACAGAGCAGCAGGTAGAGGAGGCCGGTTCGAAGCCAACAACTGGTCGCTCTTTCTCCGGAGAGAAGACGACCAGGAGGTCGGAGATGTTTTCGGAAGCAAACATCCGGACCAACATCAATCATCCAGAATTCAGTTTCCCTTCTCGGGTCCTTCAGACAGACCGCAAATCCCTCCCCGCATCCCCATCCCACCGAAACCCTCCAATCTATCAAAGACTGCGAGCACCAGCGAGGAAGACAGGCCGCCCAAAGTCCCACCGAGGGTCCCTCTGGTCCCACCCTGCCCGCCCCGCACCCCGAGCCCCAAAAGCCTTCCCATCTACATCAACGGAGTAATGCCCGTGACACAGAGTTTCGCTGCTAACCCAAAATATGTGAGCAAGGCATTACAGAGACAGCAGAGTGAAAGAGCGCCGCCCGCAGCTCAGTGTCCTCCCTGCATCGTTCCCATTTTGAAGGACGGCAGACAGGCCAGCGCCACGCACTACATCCTCCTGCCTCCGGGCCGACCGGCGCCCGCCGAGAGGCGAGACAGACTCATGAGCGAACCGGCCCGGACCGGGAGCACCAGCAGCTGGCAGAGAAGATAG